Below is a genomic region from Burkholderiales bacterium.
ACGTTCGGCGGCAGGTTGCCGAGATCCTTGGTGAGCGCCATGCCCGCCGCGAGCGCGCCGCCTTGCGCAAGCCCGCGCTCGGCTTTGCGCGACTCGCCCTTGCCGTCGACCGCGAGCGTCACGCGCTGCAGCGTCGCTTTCGCCTTGTCGCGGCTGCTCTTCATCGCGTCGAAGCGATACAGCGACTCGTTGGCGAGCGCCACCGCCTGGCGCACGCGCCACTCGGCGTCGTGCTTGTCCATGTCGATCGCGGTGAGATGGAGCTCGGCATCCTTCGCGCCGGTCGACGACAGCGCGCGCATCGCCGCCGCGACCGCTTCGCGGTACTGGCGCGGGCCGAAATCGGCTTCGCGCCCCAGTCCCACGAGGAGCACGCGCTCGGCGGAGACGCCGCGCACGTCGTGCAGCAGGAGCGTCGAGCCGCTCTTGCCTTCGATGTCGCCGCGCTTCACGAGATCGGCGAGATAGCCTTTGGCGAGCTTGTCGAGCTCGGCGCCCGCGCGGTCGAGCTTGCGCGATTCGTACACACCGACGACCGCGCAGCCGCTCTTGCTTCGTCCCGGCTGCAAACCTTTTATGCTAAATTCCAAAACTTGCTCCTCGTGCGGGAAGTGCACTCGACGTGCACGTGAAGGATCTTGACGGGAACGCCCGGTGCGTCTCGCTTGCGTGCTCCGGCGTTCGGTACGCTCGAAGCCCAAGCGTACGTAGATCGCTGATTATCCGCACATCGTTCGGCAAAAGCAAAGCCTGATGATCTTCCACAAGGCCCTGGTGCGCGAGTTCGCGAACACCGCGCTTGCCACCTTCTTCGTGCTCCTCGGCATCACGATCACGACGCAGCTCGTGAAGCTGCTCGGCCAGGCCGCAACCGGGCTCATCACCTCGACCGGCGTGTTCGCGCTGCTGGGGTTGACCCTCGTCAACTATCTCGCGGTGCTGCTGTCGCTCACCACGTTCATCGCGGTGCTGCTCACGCTCACGCGCAGCTATCGCGACTTCGAGATGGTGGTGTGGTTCGCGAGCGGCGTCGGCCTCACGCGCTGGGTACGGCCCGTGCTGTCGTTCGCAGTCCCGCTCGTGCTCATCATCGGCCTCCTGTCGCTCTTCCTGTCGCCGTGGGCGGTGAGCCGCTCCGAGGAGCTGCGCCGGCTGATGGACAGCCGCGACGACGTCTCCGCGATCGTTCCCGGCGTCTTTCGCGAGTCGAACCGCGCCGAGCGCGTGTACTTCGTCGAGGAAGTCTCCGACGCCGAGAACGTGGTGCAGAACATCTTCGTGAGCTCGAACCAGCACCAGAAGCTCGGCGTGATGGTCGCGCGGCGCGGCTACCAGGAGACTTCGGAGAACGGCGACCGCTTCCTCGTGCTGCTGAACGGGCGGCGCTACGAAGGCGCGCCCGGCACGCCCGAATACCGGGTCTACGAGTTCGACAAGTATTCGATGCGTGTGGAGATCGGCGCCATGGCGGCGCGCGCCCCGACGACCAAGACCTCGAGCACGGCCGATCTCCTGCAGGAGCCCAACCCGCGCAACCTCGCCGAGCTCTCGTGGCGCATCGGGCTGCCGGTGAGCGCGCTCATCCTGTCGGTGCTCGCGATCCCGCTGTCCTTCATCAACCCGCGCGCG
It encodes:
- the lptF gene encoding LPS export ABC transporter permease LptF; translation: MIFHKALVREFANTALATFFVLLGITITTQLVKLLGQAATGLITSTGVFALLGLTLVNYLAVLLSLTTFIAVLLTLTRSYRDFEMVVWFASGVGLTRWVRPVLSFAVPLVLIIGLLSLFLSPWAVSRSEELRRLMDSRDDVSAIVPGVFRESNRAERVYFVEEVSDAENVVQNIFVSSNQHQKLGVMVARRGYQETSENGDRFLVLLNGRRYEGAPGTPEYRVYEFDKYSMRVEIGAMAARAPTTKTSSTADLLQEPNPRNLAELSWRIGLPVSALILSVLAIPLSFINPRAGRSMNFVMAILIYMTYNNLLSIVQAWIAQSRVSFTAGLAVHAAMLVLLALVFYRRIMPFSILRRRAAA